The following is a genomic window from Paenibacillus sp. FSL R5-0766.
CTTAATTTTTTTTAGTTTGTTTCAATTCATCTATTAAACTGATACAATATAGATATGAATGAATATAGAAGAACAAACACAACCGTATCTTTGTTGAACTATCATTTTGTGTTCTGCCCACGATACAGAAGAAAGATATTTCTCAAATTAGAGGTAGAACAGCGCTTCAAGGAACTGGTGCATGAGGTATGTGCAGAGCTTAAAATTGTGATTGTTGCCATGGAGTGCGACAAAGACCATACACATATGTTTCTCAATGCACTTCCAACATTAAGCCCTGCTGATATCATGGCAAAAATAAAAGGAGTCACATCAAAAAAACTACGAGAAGAGTTTCCACACCTTCTGCATTTGCCCAGTTTGTGGACACGTTCCTATTTTGTTTCTACCGCTGGAAATGTATCAAGTGAGACCATCAAGCGTTATGTTGAACAACAAAAGACAAGGGGGTGAAGTAACTGTCTCAGACCCTAACGGTTAAGGTAAAGCTGCTGCCGACTAAAGAGCAGATCCAACTATTGCAACAAAGTAGTCATGAATATATCCGAGTTGTTAATACACTCGTGGCCGAGATGGTAGAAGAAAAGAAAAGGTTGAAGAAGACAACAAAAGACATTCCTGCTAATCTACCAAGTGCAGTAAAAAATCAAGCGATTAAGGATGCGAATAGTGTCTTCTCTAACAAAGTTAAGAAAAGTAAATACGCAATCATACCGATCCTAAAGAAACCGATTTGCGTATGGAATAACCAAAACTATTCTCTTGACTTCACGCACATTTCCATTCCATTCATGGTAGAGGGAAAATCTAAGCGTTTAAAAATTCGTGCATTGTTCATCGACAAGGACCATCGAAACGTTGACCTTTTGAAGCATAAACTTGGTACGCTCCGTGTCACGAAAAGCTCAGGTAAGTGGATAGCCCAAATTGCTGTCACCATGCCAATAACTGAAAAAACGGGTATGCGGATTTTGGGCATTGATTTAGGGCTGAAAGTCCCTGCCGTAGCCATCACAGATAATGATCACGCTCGATTCTTTGGGAATGGGCGAGAAAACAAATACAAGAAACGGAAGTTTCGTAGTGTTCGTCAAAAACTAGGAAAACAAAAGAAAGTGAACGCTATTCGCAAGTTAGATGATAAAGAACAACAATGGATGAAAGACAAAGACCACAAAGTCAGTCGTGAAATCGTTAATTTCGCAGTCGAAAATAAGACTTCTGTCATTCGCTTAGAGCAACTAACGAATATTAGGCAGACGACAAGAACAAGTCGTAAAAACGAAAAGAATCTACACACATGGTCATTCTACCGTTTGGCACAATTCATTGAATACAAAGCAAACATGGCAGGGATCAAAGTGGAATATGTGAACCCTGCATATTCAAGTCAAACCTGTCCAGAATGTTCAAAAAAGAACAAGGCGCAAGATAGAAGATATACGTGCCCATGTGGATTCAAGAGACATCGTGATATCGTTGGGGCGATGAATATTCGCTACGCAACTGTGATTGGCGGTAACAGTCAATCAGCCTAAGATGCTATATGCACTGTCTTAGGAGGGGTAATGGCATACCCTAATCTTAGCATCTGTCCAAAGCAGAAATGAAATGAGGACGTTAAGCTTAGCTAAGAATCCCAATCACTTTAGTGATCTTGCCCCTTTAGGGATGGGAGTGTCAAAGGCTAGGACATCTTTACATTTGATGATATGATAGGAGTTAAAGGCTTTGGCATGAGACGGAATTCCTGATGCATAGATATAGGTAAGACGAAAGATTAGAGCAACATTAACGGAAGTTCATTATTGTGTAAAAAATATACCCTTTTGTGGACTCGTGCAACGTAAGATTATGAGGTCCTTCAGACTCATGGATAATGTGGAATAGGTGGCGTATGAGATGAAAAAAGCTCGCTTAATATATAATCCGACCTCAGGCCGGGAAGAAATGAAGAAACGTCTGGCTGATATTTTGCAGCGTTTGGATCAAGGTGGTATTGAAGCTTCATGTCACGCAACAACGGGTGAAGGTGACGCAACCCGGGAAGCTGAACTCGCGATTGAACGCGGATATGACATGATTATTGCTGCTGGCGGCGATGGCACATTGTACGAAGTCATCAACGGTATGGCCGAGCGGGAGAATCGTCCGCCGCTGGGTGTGTTTCCTTTGGGAACAACGAATGATTTTGCACGTGCACTCGGTATTCCGAGACAGTGGGAAGATTACGTGGATCTGGTCATTAACCAGCAACTTCGTCCGCTCGATCTGGGCAAAGCGAATGATAAATATTTTATCAACATCGCCGGCGGTGGATCACTGACTGAACTGACCTATGAAGTACCGAGTCGTCTGAAAACGATGATTGGGCAACTGGCCTATTATATGAAGGGTATTGAGAAAATGGCAAGCCTGTCTCCACAGGAGCTGATTATTCGCGCCGACGGTCAGGAAGAAATCCATGATGAATTCATGTTATTCCTCATCGCCAATACCAATTCGGTCGGGGGATTTGAGAAGTTGGCTCCAGGTGCAACCATTGATGATGGTCTGTTCGATGTGATCGGTGTCCGCAAGTGTAATCTGGCCGATATGATCCGCCTCGTAACGCTCGCGCTGCGTGGGGAGCATCTGAATGACAAGAAAGTGGTTCATTTCCAGACGAGTCATATGGAAGTTACGTCCCCGGGCTATGTGCAGCTGAACCTCGATGGAGAGTTGGGCGGCACATTGCCAGCTACCTTTACGAATCTGCGTCATCATCTGATGTTGTATCGTTAAATACTAAAAAGAAAGAAGTGAATGTACGTTGTCTAATACGAACCGCAGCGGTCGTGGAAAAAACCGCCGGAATTCGGCTGCCTCTCAGGGGCAAGGGAACGCTTCAGCGTCCCGTCAGCCAAGTCAAACATCTCGTCCATCTACACGTCAGCAGGGAAAAGAGGTGCGGCCACAAGGCGCATCTCTTTCTGCCGTTCGTCCAAAAGGGAGAGCGCGGGAATCTGTACCAATCGAAGGACTGCCTGTTAGCAAAAATGAAGAGACCGTCATCGACATCATTGGCATGAACCATGACGGTGAGGGTGTAGGTCGTGCGAATGGATACACGCTCTTTGTGCAGGGTGCGCTTCCAGGTGAAACCGTGCGTGTGCGCGTAATGAAAACCAAGAAGCAGTACGGCTACGCCAAACTGCTGGAGATCGTGAAAGCAAGCCCAGATCGTGTGTCCGCGCCTTGCCCGATCTACGATCAGTGCGGCGGCTGCCAGATCCAGCATATGAGCTATGCCGGACAGCTTGCGTGGAAACGCCAGTTGGTAGTCGATAATTTGCAGCGGATTGGCAAGCTGAACGTGATAGTGGAGGATGCAGAAGATGCAGAGCAGGGCATTCGCGTACTGCCTACGATGGGTATGGACGAGCCATGGCGCTATCGGAATAAGGCACAGGTGCCGATTGGCGTTACCGAGGGTGGTCTGGTAGGTGGTTTTTACGCTAAAGGAAGCCATCGGATCATTGATATGGAAAGCTGTCTCATTCAGCATGAGCATAATGACGAAGTGGTTGCAAAGGTGAAGGAGATGGGCAGTCATTTTGGAATCAGCGCCTATAACGAAGAGACAGGCCGCGGTCTATTGCGTCATGTCGTTGTGAAGAAGGCATTCCGTACAGGCGAGATGATGCTTGTTTTGGTCACCAATGGTCGAGACATCCCGTACAAAGACGAATGGATTGGCAGTATCCGTGAAGCGATTCCGCATGTAGCGAGCATCTGCCATAACGTGAACAAGAAACAGACCAACGTTATCTTTGGCGATGAAACCCGCGTCCTGTGGGGCCGTGATGTAATCTATGATTATATCGGTGATGTGCAATTTGCGATCTCAGCGCGTTCGTTTTATCAGGTGAATCCAGTGCAGACGGAAGTACTGTATGGGAAAACGGTGGAGTACGCCGGACTGAGTGGCAAAGAAACTGTAATTGATGCCTATTGCGGCATCGGAACGATCTCTCTTTTCCTCGCGCAACATGCGGATCAGGTGTACGGGGTTGAGATTGTGCCAGAAGCTATCGAGGATGCGCGTAGCAATGCGATGTTGAACGAAATGCGTAACGTGAAGTTCGAAGTTGGTGCCTCAGAGGACGTTATTCCACGCTGGAAAGAACAAGGCATCGAGGCCGACGTCATCGTAGTCGATCCACCGCGTAAAGGCTGTGATCCACGTTTGCTGGAAACGATCCTGGAGATGAAGCCGGAGCGTGTGGTGTATGTGAGCTGTAATCCGAGTACGTTGGCACGTGATCTGCGTGTGCTGGAGGATGGTGGCTATCGCACGGTTGAGGTCACGCCGGTGGACATGTTCCCACACACGGTGCATGTGGAGTCGGTGGCGATGTTGGTTAGGGTGTAGTGTTTTGAAGCTACATTTACCTGTTTTAATAAATAGCTGCTTTGCCCGAAGCTTCTAAAGCTCGGGCTATAGTTGTTATAACCATTACTAGAGTTGATGCTGGTCTGAACAATATCAAGTTTTCCAGTTTATCCGTTTTTAATAGCTGTGTGTTGTTCAGTGTTTTCTAATGCCAAGGTAAGACGTGGCAAAGGTATACCTAACTTTTTGGCTTCTCTCACAACTTCAAGTACTGCAAAACTGGACTTACTATTATTGTATTCAATGAAAAGTCGTGGTAAGTTGCCCTTTGCAAAAATAACCTTGTTAAACAGCGTGCCGATAAGTGCTGGTGGGATCTTGGTCAACAGTAGAGTAATCGCGTCCATCTTTGCGCCTCTTGCTTTAAGAACAGGCTTCATTTCCCGCATACTCTTGCCTACATTTGCGAATGAGTCACTATGATTCAAGAGTGCTGGGAAGCTTCCCCGTTTTAACACCTCGGTCTCCATCGCCGCATTCATGGCATAGTGATTCCATAACCAGCTTTGCATATCCTTGATCCAATTGATTTTAAAATGGGCGCTTTCAAATAGTTCTTTGACCTTGTTGTTTATCTGTTCCGTGCCTACCCGTGGTTTTTCCAAAAATATCATTTTTAAAAAGCCGCCCCTAAGCTTATTGTCCTCAATGCCGCCTCCTGCTCCTGGGAACCCAAAGACAACATTGTTCATAGACAAGGGCGAGATCGATAATTTTAAATCTTGCCAAATATTATTGAATATTAGGATCGGGGTGTTACCAGCGGTAGTCGATAGTAATTGTGCTGCTTCGGGAAGTTGCTCCGTGTTGACACTCGCAATAATGAGATCGTAATTTGGCCTTATCTCCTCATGCAGCTTGACTTTCCAGCTTTCCTGGATTAACTGCTTCCCTCTTCGTGCATCCCACATTTCAAGCGCTATATGACTTCCGAAGGTTTCTTTTCTCCCTTTTCTAACGTAAAACTCAACGGTGTGGCCTGCCTTTTCGAAAGCCCACGCGTATTGGGTCGATATTACACCTCTACCGAAAAATAAAATTCTCATCTTAGCCTCCTAATAATCCATATTCATCCTTGTTGATGATCCAACAACGTGTTGTATAATGATATTGTATTGATTCACTATACGGTCATCAACCATCAGATTTTTAATATCTGTCGGATAATTGATCGAACAGCAAACGGAGGCAAATAATGAAAAAGCAACCTGAAATTACGGATAAAACAAGGCAGACATTCATAAATGTATTCTGCGATTTATATAGCCAAAAACCAATCGAAAAAATATCCATTCAAGAGATTGCTAACCAATCAGGATATAATCGGAGTACATTTTATCAATACTTTACAGATATCTATGAGTTGTTGGACTGCGTTGAAGAGCGTGTTTTGAAATCCATTAACGAGGAGATGGCAGGTAGAGAGTTTTCTACACATACGTTCCAGGATGCACTTCAATGCTTGGAAAATGCAGAGGACATTTCAGTTCTGAAAGCCCTCTTGGGCGACTATGGTTCTGTTCATTTTGTGGAACGCTTGAAAAGAGAAATTCCCTTTGAGCGATTGATTGTGGATTTTCCAACAGATGATGTCTTGGCACCATATATCATCGAGTTTTACATATCAACATTAATATCTATGTTTCGTCTTTGGATACACAGAGACAAAGATCTATCGTCGGAAGAATTGATCAAGCTGATCGATAGTCTATTTGCAAAGGGGATAACACCGTATCATATCTTTGGCACGGTCAATTCGCAGCGTTCTGGAGTGTAGCGATGATGGTTAGAAAGCTAAACATAAACATAAGGGGTTCGAGAATTTATATACGATTCTCGAACCCCTTTTTTGTCTTTGTTTCAATAGCATCCATTAACTAAAATAGTCTAAAACTCCCATCATCCCAGCCGGTAATTAATACACATGCACACCCGTGCCAAGCACGGATTTGTTTTGTACCGAATTACCGGATAGATATACCTTTTGCAGATCAGGCAGCTGGCTTAGGGTCTCGATATTGGAAACGGCATTGTTCTCGAGATGAAGCTCTTCTATGGCCTGCCAGTTGATCATGAATTCGAGAGAAGCCAAATTGCTGTCTTGCATAGTGAAGAAACGTAGAGCGGACAGTTTGGCAAAGTAAGGCATCATCTGGTCAACTTCAGTAACAGAGGTGTTGTTTATGCTGAAATATGGGTGTTCTAAGGTCAAGTGTTCAAGCACGCTGTTCTCCGCGGCCGCCTTTTGTTCAAAGTTCAGCCTACACTCGGAGCACATCAAAGATTTCACCTGCTTCAAACGAAATAAGGCATCGCTTTCCTTGAACAGTGACGAGTCGTTAATGTTTAAGGTCTCTAGGCGGGACAAGCCGTCCAGGGCGGCAAGACGGGTTATTTCATCGATCTCCCAGAGCGAGAGTTGCTCCAGTTTCGGGAATTTCCCCAGCACAGCCAAGTTCAATTCCCCACTTCCGCCACGGAGCGTCAGACTGGTTGTAGCCGGGGCCTTTAGCCCGGGGAGAAAGGAGCTTGGAATTTCCACTCGCTCTACTTTAGGCAGTGTCAGCGCTTCTGCATTCTCGTAGTAGCCGGACAACGTTAATTCCCGCAAAGAGGGCAGACTGTTTATGGCCTTTACCGAGCCAAGCTCACTTAGAGAAGCCAGGCGTAGTGTGGTAATAGAGTTTTTGCCGGTCAAGCGCCCCAGACTGGAGAAGTTTACATTTTCAATATCTAACGTTTGTAGAGCAGGCATATTTTGCACAAAGTCGATAGACTTTACGTTCGTTAAATAGGACAACTGAAGCTCCTGAAGCTGGGTCAAGGCATACAGCGGCTGCAGGTCTGTGGTTTCACTGTACTGTATAGACAAGGATGATAGCCCGGTCATGGACGATAACCATCCGAGTTCATTGACAAAGGTGAGCGACAGGGACTTGATTGGCAATTGGTTTAACAAGTGAAGATCTGTTACGGACTCATCCACATAGGTAATGAATAAAGAGTTCAGATTGGGGAATTCCAGCAGCATGGCCAATTCCTGATTACTGCGAAGCTGAGTGGTAAGCTCCGTAATTTTAGACTTGTCGCCAAAGTAGCCCGAAAATGTACTAAAGGATTCGTTAAAAGCGCCACCATAACTTTTTAATCCGGGCATATGGGCCAAAGTGGTTTGGTCCGTCTGGGATATTTCATAGGTATTCGTCAGGTCCAATGCCGTCAGTCCCTTAAAAGCTTCAAAATCACGCTGATCAATCCGCTGGCTATTCAGTTTCTTGTCCTGAGTAATATAAGTGATCTTCTCGGCCTGTTCATCGCTGAAAGGATCGGAGAGGCTATATGTAAACTTCCACTGATCATTCTCCGAATGCTCTACGGTTAAATAGCGAATACGAGCCAATTCCTCCTCTGTTGGCAAGGCGGCCCCTTTATCGAAGATATCTCGCAAAAATGAAAGCAGAACCTCGCTTTCAGGCATCTTTCGCACAGGCAGATTGGCTTCTGTTTTTGGATAGGTGGAGCTGTTGCTATAATAAAAATATGTACCGATCGCGCCAGTTAGGACTAACATCAGTATCAGCATTACCTTTACGGAGGCAGTCTGCTTCGGTGGTACTTTAGGGGGCGTTCCATGGTAATGATTAATGGTCTGGTCTACGTAATAGACATGATTTTGCTTCAATAGAAGCTCTGTTTCACAATAGGGACACTTTAAAACCTCATCCTTCTTGTATTCAATTCTTCCGTTGCAATTGGGGCAGTTTAGCGGGATAAACGCCACGAATGTCCCCTCCTTCATTATGATGGTCATAAGATCATGCTGAACGGTCATCTGATTTCATTATACCTTGTGAATTTACGTTTGATGAGAGAAAGAAGTTTCACATAACGAAGGAGCAGGGAATCCTGCTCCTTTTTGATCTTTTTTAAGTATCATCAAGCAATAGATGTAATCGGATGTTTAACGTGCACAGGGTAGAGATGTTCACCAGGGGTTCTTACAAATAAACCTTCATTGGTGATCGAACTTTTTAGATCAAGACCGTGATCATCTGGAGTGAAATGAAAGGTTATTTTCTCCGTATCTTCATCTGCAATCTTATCCAAGATATCTTTCATATTCATTTCGTTTAAGCTAATAACGTCGAAGAGCTCAATATGATTGTCTTCTTTCTGATAAATAACAATGACGTTTTCGTTTTCCAAGTAATAAATATCATCACTAAAGACATTCAGGCAATAAAACATGAGTATTCCTTGAGCATGATGGGTTGCGAAATGCTGAGAAACAGGTAATCTTTCCGATGCAAATTTTTGAATAAGACGTAAATCCTCCGCGCTAGTTACATTTAGTTTTCGGATGTGCGCAGGCTCAGGTGATTTTTTTGCCGTATAATTCATTGAAAAAAGATGCTCCTCCACAGGCTTAAACCCAAACTTGGGGTAAAAATCAAGCACCGATTCATTGGCAAAAAGGTACATGTAATCGTACTTGTTCTCGTATTCCTCTAAAACTTTGTTCATTAAATCTGTAGAGAGTCCTTTTCCCCGATAATCAGGATGTGTCATCACCGTGCCGATTTGAATCGCTTTTTTCTTCTCACCGTGAATGATGAGCTCAAGGATGTTAACAGAAACGTTGGCAATAACCTGGTCTCCATCGACATATGAATAAGGGATGTAACGCTCGCCCCAGTATCCTTGTCGATACCAATCTTCAAAATTGATCTCAAACGTGTTGACAGCAAGCTCGAAAAAACTCTTGCGCAGTACTTCATTGTTTTTATAATTCTTCATAAATTTTAATTCTTGCATGGTATTCTCCCCTTAATCCTCAAAAGTGACTGTTTGTATAGTGGTACGATCCCGTATTTAACTATGTAAAGTATGATTACAGGTGAAATTCTGCTTATAAGTTGTTGTTGGTTAAGCAGGAGTTTTAACAAGAGAAAGTGGAGTTTCGTATAGAAAGAGACGCGAGCGAATTCGCGTCTTCTTTTTTGCATGTTTTATCGGATATGTTTAAATGAAATTGCGTCAGTGAACTGTTTTTCACTATTTAAAATCTTGGTCCATTAATCTACGTTAAAATGCACGATTGCACTATATAACATCTTGTTGCGAAAAGGGTCAAACGTCACTTGATGCTGAACTTGCTTCACGCGCAGCATTAATGCTTTGTTCATTCCGATTCGTTCTTCGATCGCTCGTTCCAGTTCACGGAAGTCATAAGCCTGCAAGCATTCAACTTTGTCTTTGATCATATCCAGTGAAATTTCCATATATAATTCAGGCCTCCTTAAAATCTCGATTTGCAGGTTAAAAGCCTGTCGAGCTTCATTTTAGAGGAGCTTTTCCAGTTCGGCAAGAGCAATCGGGCTGAAAATCTAATAAAGACGTGATAAAATCGGGAAAGGGCAATTTTGAGATCATCGAACTTTCAATAATTTGAAGATCTAATGGAAGTAATAACAGATACTGCTGTTTGAACAAAGTTACATTTGCATGGTATAAGTGAAGAAGAAGGCTAGGACACCATAATGTGAATTGCAACGAAAAACGAATGATCATGTAAATGATAGGCAGCAGATGCATGAGTTACGAGGTTTACTATTTTAACTATTAATGAGGACAGATACTGTCCTGGAATGTATAGAGGAGCTTTTGAAATGACAAAGGAAAACTTTTGGCGTGAATTGCCACGACCATTTTTTATACTGGCACCGATGGAAGATGTGACGGATGTTGTGTTTAGGCATGTCGTAGGTGAAGCGGGCAGACCGGATGTGTTTTTTACGGAGTTTGCGAATACAGAGAGTTATTGTCACCCGGAGGGGCACCATAGTGTGCGCGGGCGTTTGACGTTTACAGCGGATGAACAGCCGATTGTGGCTCATATCTGGGGAGATAAACCGGAATTCTTTCGTGAGATGAGTATCGGTATGGCGAAAGAAGGATTTAAAGGCATCGATATCAATATGGGCTGTCCGGTAGCGAATGTAGCCGAGAATGGAAAAGGAAGCGGCTTGATCTGCCGGCCAGCCCTTGCGGCGGAGATTATTCAGGCGGCGAAAGCCGGGGGGCTGCCGGTCAGTGTAAAAACGCGTCTCGGATTTACTGAGGTCGATGAATGGCGCGACTGGTTAACCCATATTTTGCAACAAGACATCGTGAATCTGTCCATTCACTTGCGGACGAGAGAAGAAATGAGCAAAGTAGACGCTCACTGGGAACTGATTCCGGAGATTAAAAAACTGCGGGATGAGATAGCTCCTAATACACTGCTGACGATTAATGGGGATATTCCTGACCGTGAGACAGGCCTGAGACTCGTGGAGCAATATGGTGTGGATGGTATTATGATTGGACGCGGTATTTTCCAGAATCCATTTGCTTTTGAAAAGGAGCCGAAGGAACACAGCAGTAAGGAATTGCTTGATCTGCTACGGCTGCATCTGGATCTCCATGATCAATATTCCGAGCTTGAACCGCGTTCGTTCAGCCCGCTGGCCCGTTTTTTCAAAATCTATGTTCGTGGCTTCCGCGGTGCTAGTGAGCTGAGAAACAGCTTGATGAACGCCAAAACCACTTCTAAAGTACGCGAATTGCTCATTGAGTTTGAAAGTAATGAACAGGTAGAGTAGAGTAAGACGTAATCATGGATACGGAGTATGATTCAGGTAGATTAATAGCAAAAAAAAGAAGCGGTAACTCTTCCGCTTCTTTTTTTTTGCTTTGCTGTTTAACGCGTATACGCAGGCTTCTCCATCGCGACCGGTTGAGGATTGGCAAGCACCCATAATACCGCCAACTCGGATAATCTGGCAGGCGCATCAAAATCGTATCCATCGCGAAGCCTGCTGACCAAGTCTGCTGCCTCTTGGAGCAGTGTCGGGGCAAGTGGTGCACCAGTGCCCAAGTGACGAATCAGTGCATCCAGCATCTTACGATACTCCGCATCCCAGTTTCCACCGCCATTATCCAATACTTCATGGGACACACGTCCTGTGATGCGGATGACCTCTCCCTGCACCGTTTGAGCGTGGCCCTGGGCCGGAATGAGATATTCCCACAGCTCTTGGTGCTGTTTGGTCCAAGTGGTTGCCTTTACCTGAATGGGGGTAGTCCCATCGTGCATGATCCGACTCACTACCGGCTCGACATCAAATAACTGGTACAGTTTGATCAGCGCGTCTGAAACTTCATCGACCTTGTCCTTATTAAACTTCTCACGGACGAATTCAAAATCCTTACCGATCCGCTTCACCGATTCTTTCATATCCGGGGTGACCGATGCTCCGGCATCCAGCATAATTGCGGCAATCTCTGCCAGATTGACTATATCGCTATTCCTGCAATTGGCTAACCCCTTAGCTAATGGCGTATTTCCCTGTTTATTTTCTACGTTAATCGTAGCGCCTTGGTTTACCAACTCTTGAACCACTTTGGTTCGATACCCATTGACCGCTGCATGTAACGGTGTTTCATTTTGGTAATCCACAGCGTCCAGATCCGCACCTAATTCAAGGAACAGGGGTACATTTCCTGACCAGTGTGAGGCATGGGCATGTAAAGGCGTGCGTTGATATTTGTCGCGTGCATTAATGTCTGCTCCTTGCGCTACCAGCCAGCGGACCAATTCATCCGAAATATGCCGAAAGCTGAGGGCCGTACCTTTGCTGTAACCCCCACGTGCATCCCATTCGCATTGTTCGAAAATTACTTTTACGGTAGCGATATCATTATCTTTAACGAGTTTTTCCATATGAGCAGGTAAGGTTGCTTTCTTCGTAGTCATTACACTCTTCCTCTCCTTTGTGAATAACACCGTATGTTTCAATGGTAGGCTATGACGATTTAATAGTAAGTAGATAATTTTCTGCAATTTTATCACATAGGGAATTTTAAAACCAATAACTGGGTTTCTTCCATCATCAATTTGGTTTGCTATGTTATAATTTAGATGAATGTTGATACTGGAGACGGATTGAAAAATATTTGAAATGATCGCCGCAATTCGTGCGGTAGGCTTTTGATAATAGGAGGATTTATGTCCTGGAGTAAATTGAAGCAACAACTGGAGAGTTTTCTTAGTCCTGCGTTAGTTGGAAGGGTGGAGTACCGTGCCACCAGCTATAGCTATTCACCTGATAAATCAGGCAATTGTTATATTACTGTAGATAAAAAGAATGTACTCAACATGAGCGATACAACAACCCCAATCCGATGGTATCAGACAGAGCAGGAGATCAAGAGCGACCCGGAAATCATGATTCCTGTGAGCGATGAAGAGATTGAAGCTATTCGAAAAGATTCCAAAGGACCCATTCCCGAGGATCGTCTTCAAGTCATGGCAAGAAGTAGAAAAATCTCCGTACATGCCAAAGAGCTGTTGTTGGCTCAGACCGCACTCAGTAAATCGAATTTTACCGTTGCAGCTACGGCGTATCTATCAACTTCTATAGAGGATAATCTGGAGAGCAAGGATATCTTGTTTAATATTCTGGCTTTAATGGACAGACGCGTTGGCAAAAAACGAATTCTGAACATGTCGGAGCAGGTCAAATTAAAGCATCCAGCGGTACAATATTTTTATGAACTGCGTCGTCGTACGGTGTGAAATGGAATAACTTTTGATATAGTTTTTAACTATAACCAGTTATGGTTTTTAAGTATCCCTTCTAACTGCTCTCAGCGTGATATGATCATTGTATACAACGAGGGGGTTTTTTACATGACTGATAAGTTCCAGATCGTAGGAAGTTTATTGCGGCCGGATGAGCTGCTGAAATATAAAACACATATTGAACATAATGATGATATCCAATATCCGTTCTATGAAAACTACGAAGGATATGAGAAGTGTGAGACAGAGGCAATCAAACAAGTTGTCGCAAAGGAAATCGAACATAACTTGTCCGTGGTTACCGATGGCGAATTCTCCAAATCGATGTGGCATCTGGACTTTGTATGGGGATTTGGCGGAGTGAAGCGTTACATCGCGGATCATGGCTATTTTTTCAGAGATGTGGACGGAACTTCGAAGTATGAAACACGCAAAGATATTGGACTGCGCATCACTGACAAATTGAGCGGAAAAAATCATCATTTCATTAAGTTGTTCCAACAACTGCAAGACACGGCTGGCGAGCAACAAACGAAACTTTGCGTACCATCGCCATCCCATATATTCGGTGAGCTTTCCTGGTCGGATAACATTGGAGGTACGGATTCCGTTTATCAGAACAAACAGGAGCTCAAAGAGGGTCTTGTAATCGCGTATAAGGAATTCGTTGAAGAATTCGCTGCTATAGGCGGCAAAATCCTGCAATTCGATGATTGCTTATGGGAACTGTTTGCAGACGACAACCCGAACTCTC
Proteins encoded in this region:
- a CDS encoding leucine-rich repeat domain-containing protein; translated protein: MKQNHVYYVDQTINHYHGTPPKVPPKQTASVKVMLILMLVLTGAIGTYFYYSNSSTYPKTEANLPVRKMPESEVLLSFLRDIFDKGAALPTEEELARIRYLTVEHSENDQWKFTYSLSDPFSDEQAEKITYITQDKKLNSQRIDQRDFEAFKGLTALDLTNTYEISQTDQTTLAHMPGLKSYGGAFNESFSTFSGYFGDKSKITELTTQLRSNQELAMLLEFPNLNSLFITYVDESVTDLHLLNQLPIKSLSLTFVNELGWLSSMTGLSSLSIQYSETTDLQPLYALTQLQELQLSYLTNVKSIDFVQNMPALQTLDIENVNFSSLGRLTGKNSITTLRLASLSELGSVKAINSLPSLRELTLSGYYENAEALTLPKVERVEIPSSFLPGLKAPATTSLTLRGGSGELNLAVLGKFPKLEQLSLWEIDEITRLAALDGLSRLETLNINDSSLFKESDALFRLKQVKSLMCSECRLNFEQKAAAENSVLEHLTLEHPYFSINNTSVTEVDQMMPYFAKLSALRFFTMQDSNLASLEFMINWQAIEELHLENNAVSNIETLSQLPDLQKVYLSGNSVQNKSVLGTGVHVY
- a CDS encoding ankyrin repeat domain-containing protein; the encoded protein is MTTKKATLPAHMEKLVKDNDIATVKVIFEQCEWDARGGYSKGTALSFRHISDELVRWLVAQGADINARDKYQRTPLHAHASHWSGNVPLFLELGADLDAVDYQNETPLHAAVNGYRTKVVQELVNQGATINVENKQGNTPLAKGLANCRNSDIVNLAEIAAIMLDAGASVTPDMKESVKRIGKDFEFVREKFNKDKVDEVSDALIKLYQLFDVEPVVSRIMHDGTTPIQVKATTWTKQHQELWEYLIPAQGHAQTVQGEVIRITGRVSHEVLDNGGGNWDAEYRKMLDALIRHLGTGAPLAPTLLQEAADLVSRLRDGYDFDAPARLSELAVLWVLANPQPVAMEKPAYTR
- a CDS encoding DUF2536 family protein, translated to MEISLDMIKDKVECLQAYDFRELERAIEERIGMNKALMLRVKQVQHQVTFDPFRNKMLYSAIVHFNVD
- a CDS encoding GNAT family N-acetyltransferase codes for the protein MQELKFMKNYKNNEVLRKSFFELAVNTFEINFEDWYRQGYWGERYIPYSYVDGDQVIANVSVNILELIIHGEKKKAIQIGTVMTHPDYRGKGLSTDLMNKVLEEYENKYDYMYLFANESVLDFYPKFGFKPVEEHLFSMNYTAKKSPEPAHIRKLNVTSAEDLRLIQKFASERLPVSQHFATHHAQGILMFYCLNVFSDDIYYLENENVIVIYQKEDNHIELFDVISLNEMNMKDILDKIADEDTEKITFHFTPDDHGLDLKSSITNEGLFVRTPGEHLYPVHVKHPITSIA
- a CDS encoding tRNA-dihydrouridine synthase, with amino-acid sequence MTKENFWRELPRPFFILAPMEDVTDVVFRHVVGEAGRPDVFFTEFANTESYCHPEGHHSVRGRLTFTADEQPIVAHIWGDKPEFFREMSIGMAKEGFKGIDINMGCPVANVAENGKGSGLICRPALAAEIIQAAKAGGLPVSVKTRLGFTEVDEWRDWLTHILQQDIVNLSIHLRTREEMSKVDAHWELIPEIKKLRDEIAPNTLLTINGDIPDRETGLRLVEQYGVDGIMIGRGIFQNPFAFEKEPKEHSSKELLDLLRLHLDLHDQYSELEPRSFSPLARFFKIYVRGFRGASELRNSLMNAKTTSKVRELLIEFESNEQVE